In Salinirussus salinus, the following proteins share a genomic window:
- a CDS encoding PaaI family thioesterase, which translates to MSEDSLQDRMPYANLLDIELVEAADGHAVGRMPMTPDHSSNTETLIAHGGATYSLADTVGGAAVISMTDQATPTVDMRIDYLAPVTSDLRAEADVVRFGGSIALSRVEVYDEEGTHVATAHGTYKTGGSNEGTPWDSEAGQAE; encoded by the coding sequence ATGAGTGAGGACTCCCTGCAAGACCGGATGCCCTACGCGAACCTCCTCGACATCGAACTCGTCGAGGCGGCGGACGGCCACGCGGTCGGCCGGATGCCGATGACGCCCGACCACTCCTCGAACACCGAGACGCTGATCGCCCACGGCGGGGCGACCTACTCGCTCGCGGACACGGTCGGCGGCGCGGCGGTCATCTCGATGACCGACCAGGCGACGCCGACCGTCGACATGCGCATCGACTACCTCGCCCCCGTCACTTCCGACCTGCGCGCCGAGGCCGACGTCGTTCGCTTCGGGGGGAGCATCGCGCTCTCGCGGGTCGAGGTCTACGACGAGGAGGGGACACACGTCGCCACCGCCCACGGCACCTACAAGACCGGCGGCAGCAACGAGGGGACGCCCTGGGACAGCGAAGCCGGCCAGGCCGAGTGA
- a CDS encoding AMP-binding protein, whose product MSQSDELEVAYEPDEAFVRSSNIYQFMQAHGIESYDELHRRSVEDVEGVEDSGLDWFWDDVVDHLGLEFYEDYDRVRDASGGPQFTDWYVGGELNIAHNVVDRHARVDSGTRNHVATIWEGEDGQVREMTYHELHRQANQVANYLESRGVGTGDTVGLYMPMVPEVVSIMYGCFKVGAIAVPIFSGFGVDATATRIADSEPSVLFTGDGFLRRGSEIHLKQQADEAIGEAGHVEHTVVYSRLGHEAGSEAVPWADRDEWWEEAIATQDDSYETKSLPSDQECMLLYSSGTTGKPKGIVHTHAGGLVQPAKELYFAFDHKPGDRFFWVSDIGWMMGPWTLIGNHVFGGTIFIYEGAPDYPEPDRFWEMIDRHKLSAFGVSPTAIRALRKHGTEWLEGHDLSSLRLLGSTGEPWDPESWQWFLDEVGGGDTPVMNISGGTEIFGCFLQPSPVHALKPGTLAAPALGMDVDIVNRQGESVADAGERGYLVCKSSAPSMTKSLWSGDERYLEEYWSTFEDMWNHGDWARKDADGFWFLEGRADDVLNVAGRKVGPAEVEGALIEHEAVNAAVAVGAPDDTTGTAVVTYVILNEGYEPSDELRERLRDQVGEELGKPFRPREVLFVDEFPETQSGKIVRRIIQSVYTGEEVGDLSSIDNPEAIEEIERAS is encoded by the coding sequence ATGTCCCAGTCAGACGAGCTCGAAGTGGCCTACGAACCGGACGAGGCGTTCGTCCGCTCGAGCAACATCTACCAGTTCATGCAGGCACACGGCATCGAAAGCTACGACGAACTCCACCGCCGGAGCGTCGAGGACGTCGAGGGCGTCGAGGATTCCGGACTGGACTGGTTCTGGGACGACGTCGTCGACCACCTCGGGCTGGAGTTCTACGAGGACTACGACCGGGTGCGCGACGCGAGCGGCGGGCCGCAGTTCACCGACTGGTACGTCGGCGGGGAGCTCAACATCGCCCACAACGTCGTCGACCGCCACGCCCGGGTCGACAGCGGCACGCGCAACCACGTCGCCACCATCTGGGAGGGCGAGGACGGCCAGGTCCGGGAGATGACCTACCACGAACTCCACCGCCAGGCCAACCAGGTCGCGAACTACCTGGAGAGTCGCGGGGTCGGGACGGGCGACACCGTCGGGCTCTACATGCCGATGGTCCCGGAAGTCGTCTCCATCATGTACGGCTGTTTCAAGGTCGGTGCCATCGCCGTCCCCATCTTCTCGGGCTTCGGCGTCGACGCCACCGCCACGCGGATCGCCGACTCCGAACCCTCAGTCCTCTTTACCGGCGACGGCTTCCTCCGGCGTGGCTCCGAGATCCACCTCAAACAGCAGGCCGACGAGGCCATCGGCGAGGCCGGCCACGTCGAGCACACGGTCGTCTACTCCCGGCTGGGCCACGAGGCGGGCTCCGAGGCCGTCCCCTGGGCCGACCGCGACGAGTGGTGGGAAGAAGCCATCGCGACACAGGACGACAGCTACGAGACGAAATCGCTGCCCTCGGACCAGGAGTGTATGCTGCTGTACTCGTCGGGGACCACCGGCAAGCCGAAGGGGATCGTCCACACCCACGCCGGCGGGCTGGTCCAGCCGGCCAAGGAGCTGTACTTCGCGTTCGACCACAAGCCCGGCGACCGCTTCTTCTGGGTGTCCGACATCGGCTGGATGATGGGGCCCTGGACGCTGATCGGGAATCACGTCTTCGGCGGCACGATCTTCATCTACGAGGGGGCGCCGGACTACCCCGAGCCCGACCGGTTCTGGGAGATGATCGACCGCCACAAGCTCTCGGCGTTCGGCGTCTCGCCGACCGCGATCCGCGCGCTCCGGAAACACGGCACCGAGTGGCTGGAGGGCCACGACCTCTCCTCGCTGCGCCTGCTTGGCTCGACGGGCGAGCCCTGGGACCCCGAGTCCTGGCAGTGGTTCCTCGACGAGGTCGGCGGCGGCGACACGCCGGTCATGAACATCTCCGGCGGCACGGAGATATTCGGCTGCTTCCTCCAGCCCTCCCCCGTGCACGCGCTCAAACCCGGCACGCTCGCCGCCCCCGCGCTCGGGATGGACGTCGACATCGTGAACAGACAGGGCGAGTCCGTCGCCGACGCGGGCGAGCGGGGCTACCTGGTCTGCAAGTCCTCGGCGCCCTCGATGACGAAGTCGCTGTGGAGCGGCGACGAACGGTACCTCGAGGAGTACTGGAGCACCTTCGAGGACATGTGGAACCACGGCGACTGGGCCCGGAAAGACGCCGACGGCTTCTGGTTCCTCGAGGGACGGGCCGACGACGTGCTCAACGTCGCCGGCCGGAAGGTCGGCCCCGCGGAGGTGGAAGGCGCGCTCATCGAGCACGAGGCCGTCAACGCCGCGGTCGCCGTCGGCGCGCCCGACGACACGACCGGGACCGCCGTCGTCACCTACGTCATCCTCAACGAGGGCTACGAACCCTCCGATGAGCTCCGCGAGCGGCTGCGCGACCAGGTCGGCGAGGAACTGGGCAAGCCGTTCCGGCCCCGCGAGGTACTCTTCGTCGACGAGTTCCCCGAGACCCAGAGCGGGAAGATCGTCCGCCGGATCATCCAGTCGGTGTACACCGGCGAGGAGGTCGGCGACCTCTCCAGCATCGACAACCCCGAGGCCATCGAGGAGATCGAGCGGGCGAGCTGA
- a CDS encoding zinc ribbon domain-containing protein, with translation MAGRREDLVSSFRLAGAGEARLFGGGLLALVVYALWVGLSGAALTFGADALNVSLSPEPWTGAKTGLVAVALLAWVLVPAAVGARLLVGQLTNESGNIAQQYRYRHPSALLAPPVVLLAVAAVATVALAGPPWPVFAVLVLAALFVLVRTVAYGYRVFSLSAPRALAAAAGLSFLALAVALLTGGAVLAGRRDYLVSVVEGVAGAVGVDGAVWLVDGRVTVAGATLPAAVAAAVTVPVGLSVLYLLVQTLAGVVDRVREPDVPRSELRTGQRYPDFARPTTDRTGAGGPASGSTSTSSPSRPSTGSGSTSGSGSGTGSTSPSASSGSSSSPPDTSPDTADPTETDGVRDSDESDSPTVDTGPGDPELTDDVSNTRVYTPPGDGDDDEDPLSPGADSGDERADAGTDATAGGAAGAGDAAGATADDVCPECGESHDPGAVFCPACGAALE, from the coding sequence ATGGCCGGACGACGCGAGGATCTCGTCTCCTCCTTCCGTCTCGCGGGCGCCGGTGAGGCCCGACTGTTCGGTGGCGGGTTGCTCGCGCTCGTCGTCTACGCGCTGTGGGTCGGCCTCTCGGGGGCCGCGCTCACCTTCGGCGCGGACGCGCTGAACGTCTCGCTGTCGCCCGAGCCCTGGACCGGCGCGAAGACGGGTCTGGTCGCCGTCGCGCTCCTGGCGTGGGTGCTGGTCCCGGCGGCTGTCGGGGCCCGGCTGCTGGTCGGCCAGCTGACGAACGAGAGCGGCAACATCGCACAGCAGTACCGCTACCGGCACCCGTCGGCGCTGCTGGCTCCGCCGGTCGTCCTCCTCGCGGTGGCCGCCGTGGCGACCGTCGCACTCGCCGGGCCGCCGTGGCCGGTCTTCGCCGTGCTCGTCCTCGCTGCCCTCTTCGTGCTCGTGCGGACCGTCGCGTACGGTTACCGGGTCTTCTCCCTGTCCGCGCCGCGGGCGCTGGCGGCGGCCGCGGGACTGAGCTTCCTGGCTCTCGCTGTCGCCCTGCTCACCGGGGGCGCGGTTCTGGCCGGGCGCCGGGACTACCTCGTGTCCGTCGTCGAGGGTGTCGCCGGAGCCGTCGGCGTCGACGGCGCGGTCTGGCTCGTCGACGGGCGCGTGACCGTCGCCGGCGCGACGCTCCCCGCGGCGGTCGCCGCCGCCGTCACTGTCCCCGTTGGACTGTCGGTTCTCTACCTGCTGGTCCAGACACTCGCCGGCGTGGTCGACCGGGTCCGCGAGCCCGACGTCCCGCGGTCGGAGCTCCGGACCGGCCAGCGGTACCCGGACTTCGCGCGCCCGACCACCGACAGGACTGGCGCCGGTGGGCCGGCTTCCGGCTCCACCTCTACTTCCTCCCCGTCGAGGCCCTCGACGGGGTCCGGGTCTACGTCCGGGTCGGGATCCGGAACGGGGTCGACGTCCCCGTCAGCCTCCTCCGGATCCTCCAGTTCCCCGCCGGACACGTCCCCGGATACGGCAGACCCGACTGAGACGGACGGTGTCCGTGATTCGGACGAATCGGACTCGCCGACCGTCGACACCGGTCCCGGGGACCCGGAGCTGACCGACGACGTGAGCAACACCCGGGTCTACACGCCCCCGGGCGACGGCGACGACGACGAAGACCCGCTGTCGCCCGGAGCCGACTCGGGGGACGAACGGGCCGATGCCGGAACAGACGCGACGGCCGGCGGCGCCGCCGGGGCCGGTGACGCGGCCGGCGCGACCGCGGACGACGTCTGCCCGGAGTGTGGCGAGTCACACGACCCGGGGGCGGTCTTCTGTCCGGCCTGCGGGGCCGCCCTCGAGTGA
- a CDS encoding FAD-dependent oxidoreductase — MDETPLPVAAVEEVGPDTIAVEFESPPDFEARPGQFVKLIMGVDGETEPRFYTISSPDVAGTFEVTVGIDPEGEVSPRLRSLAPGDEVTVSGPFGNAYYEGESRVLVLAGGPGVGPAVGIAERALAEGNGAAVVYRDEAPVHEQRLAALASEGADVAILGPADSLTEAVADALTDDTQVFVYGFADFLDDATSAIEAAGGDAEAAKVENFG, encoded by the coding sequence ATGGACGAGACTCCGCTCCCGGTCGCGGCCGTCGAGGAAGTCGGCCCCGACACCATCGCCGTCGAGTTCGAATCGCCGCCGGACTTCGAGGCCCGTCCCGGCCAGTTCGTGAAGCTCATCATGGGCGTCGACGGCGAGACCGAGCCCCGATTCTATACCATCTCTTCGCCCGACGTCGCCGGGACCTTCGAAGTAACCGTCGGGATCGACCCCGAGGGAGAGGTGAGCCCGCGCCTGCGTTCGCTCGCTCCCGGGGACGAGGTGACCGTCTCCGGCCCGTTCGGCAACGCCTACTACGAAGGGGAGAGCCGAGTGCTCGTTCTCGCCGGCGGCCCGGGCGTCGGCCCGGCGGTCGGTATCGCCGAACGAGCGCTCGCCGAGGGCAACGGGGCGGCCGTGGTCTACCGCGACGAGGCGCCGGTCCACGAGCAGCGGCTGGCCGCCCTGGCGAGTGAGGGCGCCGACGTCGCTATCCTCGGCCCCGCCGACTCGCTGACGGAGGCAGTCGCCGACGCCCTGACCGACGACACCCAGGTGTTCGTCTACGGCTTCGCGGACTTCCTCGACGACGCCACCTCGGCCATCGAGGCCGCCGGGGGCGACGCCGAGGCCGCGAAAGTCGAGAACTTCGGGTGA
- a CDS encoding acyl-CoA mutase large subunit family protein, with product MFDQDDLQAIRDGKEAWEEETLSPVLDRFGERKETFDTDTGGQEVDPLYTPADIADLDYEEDLGFPGEEPYTRGVYPTMYRGRLWTMRQYAGMGTASETNERFNYLIEEGQTGLSTAFDLPTQMGHDSDDPMSAGEVGKTGVAIDSLDDMETVFDGIPLDEVSTSMTINAPASVLLAMYIAVGDKQGVDRSELRGTIQNDVLKEYIARNTYIYPPGPSMRIITDIFEFCAEEVPNFNTISISGYHIREAGSTAAQEIAFTLGNGIEYVQAAIDAGLDVDDFAPQLSFFFASYNNVLEEVAKFRAARRMWAQIMEERFGAENPKSKQLKFHTQTAGSTLTAQQVDNNIVRVAYQALAAVLGGTQSLHTNGKDEALSIPTEESVRTALRTQQILAHESGAADTIDPLGGSYYVESLTDELEEEAFEIIREVDDRGGMRKAIEDQWVQRQIQDVAFERQREQEEEERVIVGVNKYQVDEEQEVDIEEVSAEEERRQKENVAAVREERDDAEVEQRLDALREAARGDENLMPYIIDAVKAYATTGEVCDAMRDVFGEHQPGM from the coding sequence ATGTTCGACCAGGACGACCTCCAGGCCATCCGCGACGGGAAGGAGGCCTGGGAGGAGGAGACGCTCTCGCCGGTGCTCGACCGGTTCGGCGAGCGCAAGGAGACCTTTGACACCGACACCGGCGGACAGGAAGTCGACCCGCTCTACACGCCGGCCGACATCGCTGACCTCGACTACGAGGAGGACCTGGGTTTCCCGGGTGAGGAACCGTACACCCGCGGAGTCTACCCGACGATGTACCGCGGTCGGCTGTGGACGATGCGCCAGTACGCCGGCATGGGCACCGCGAGCGAGACCAACGAGCGGTTCAACTACCTGATCGAGGAGGGCCAGACCGGCCTCTCGACGGCCTTCGACCTGCCGACCCAGATGGGCCACGACTCCGACGACCCCATGTCGGCGGGCGAGGTCGGCAAGACCGGCGTCGCCATCGACTCGCTTGATGACATGGAGACGGTCTTCGACGGCATCCCGCTCGACGAGGTGTCGACGTCGATGACCATCAACGCCCCCGCCTCGGTGTTGCTCGCGATGTACATCGCCGTCGGCGACAAGCAGGGCGTCGACCGTTCGGAGCTGCGGGGCACGATCCAGAACGACGTGCTCAAGGAGTACATCGCCCGCAACACCTACATCTACCCGCCCGGTCCGTCGATGCGGATCATCACGGACATCTTCGAATTCTGCGCGGAGGAGGTGCCGAACTTCAACACCATCTCCATCTCCGGCTACCACATCCGCGAGGCCGGCTCGACCGCGGCCCAGGAGATCGCCTTCACGCTGGGCAACGGGATCGAATACGTCCAGGCTGCCATCGACGCCGGGCTGGACGTCGACGACTTCGCCCCGCAGCTGTCCTTTTTCTTCGCCTCCTACAACAACGTCCTCGAGGAGGTCGCGAAGTTCCGCGCGGCCCGTCGGATGTGGGCCCAGATCATGGAGGAGCGGTTCGGCGCGGAGAACCCCAAGTCCAAGCAGCTGAAGTTCCACACCCAGACGGCGGGCTCGACACTCACGGCCCAGCAGGTCGACAACAACATCGTCCGGGTCGCCTACCAGGCGCTCGCGGCGGTTCTGGGCGGGACCCAGAGCCTCCACACGAACGGCAAGGACGAGGCGCTGTCGATCCCGACCGAGGAGTCGGTCCGGACGGCCCTGCGCACCCAGCAGATCCTCGCCCACGAGTCCGGCGCGGCCGACACCATCGACCCGCTGGGCGGGAGTTACTACGTCGAGAGTCTCACCGACGAGCTGGAGGAGGAGGCCTTCGAGATCATCCGCGAGGTCGACGACCGCGGCGGGATGCGCAAGGCCATCGAAGACCAGTGGGTGCAACGGCAGATCCAGGACGTCGCCTTCGAGCGCCAGCGCGAGCAGGAGGAGGAGGAGCGGGTCATCGTCGGCGTCAACAAGTACCAGGTCGACGAGGAACAGGAGGTTGACATCGAGGAGGTCTCCGCGGAGGAGGAACGGCGCCAGAAGGAAAACGTCGCCGCCGTCCGGGAGGAACGGGACGACGCCGAAGTGGAGCAGCGCCTGGACGCGCTCCGGGAGGCCGCCCGCGGCGACGAGAACCTCATGCCCTACATCATCGACGCCGTCAAGGCGTACGCGACGACCGGAGAGGTCTGTGACGCGATGCGTGACGTCTTCGGCGAGCACCAGCCCGGGATGTGA
- a CDS encoding DUF7557 family protein, with the protein MATIEIDEDTVQRLDSLRVEDESYDEIVNELINIYEAEELTLFHAGDEI; encoded by the coding sequence ATGGCCACGATCGAGATAGACGAGGACACCGTTCAGCGCCTCGACTCGCTGCGGGTAGAGGACGAATCCTACGACGAGATTGTCAACGAGCTGATCAATATCTACGAGGCCGAGGAGCTGACGCTGTTCCACGCCGGTGACGAGATCTGA
- a CDS encoding 2-oxoacid:acceptor oxidoreductase subunit alpha — MPDDLNWAIGGEAGDGIDSTGKIFAQALSRAGRHVFTSKDFASRIRGGYTAYKVRTSVDRVESVVDRLDILIALTERTIDENLDELHEGSVIIYDGERTTMQDVEIPEGMVGLDVPLKSLAEDAGGAIMRNVVALGAACEVASFPIENLDESLEKRFKDKGQALVENNQQAARLGQEYVAEEYDHDFDYDLETTDADYVLLNGDEAIGMGAIAAGCRFYAGYPITPATDVMEYLTGRIDQYGGKVVQAEDELAAINLALGAARSGARAMTATSGPGIDLMTETFGLVAQTETPLVICDVMRSGPSTGMPTKQEQGDLDMTLYGGHGEIPRFVVAPTTVAECFWKTVEAFNLAEKYQIPVFLVSDLALAVTEQTFPPEAFDMDEVEVERGKVVDEGEVDSWLDEQGRFQPHFPSADGVSPRAFPGTTDGAHMTTGLEHDALGRRTEEEEVRVEQVDKRQQKVETAREEETWDYREFGDPDADTLVLSWGSNEGAMREGMEFLAEDGIDVRFISVPYIFPRPDLTEEVKEAETTIVVECNATGQFADVIEHDVLERVQRVNKYTGVRFKADELAEEIRQAVREPQEATK; from the coding sequence ATGCCCGACGACCTGAACTGGGCCATCGGCGGCGAAGCCGGCGATGGGATCGACTCTACAGGAAAGATCTTCGCTCAGGCACTCTCACGGGCAGGCCGACACGTCTTCACCTCCAAGGACTTCGCGTCCCGGATCCGAGGGGGGTACACCGCGTACAAGGTACGCACCTCTGTCGACCGCGTCGAGAGTGTCGTCGACCGTCTCGACATCCTCATCGCGCTCACCGAGCGGACCATCGACGAGAACCTCGACGAGCTCCACGAGGGGAGTGTCATCATCTACGACGGCGAGCGGACCACGATGCAGGACGTCGAGATCCCCGAGGGGATGGTCGGTCTCGACGTCCCGCTGAAGAGCCTGGCCGAGGACGCCGGCGGCGCCATCATGCGCAACGTCGTCGCGCTGGGGGCGGCCTGCGAGGTGGCGAGCTTCCCGATCGAGAACCTCGACGAATCCCTGGAAAAGCGGTTCAAGGACAAGGGCCAGGCGCTGGTCGAGAACAACCAGCAGGCCGCCAGGCTGGGCCAGGAGTACGTCGCCGAGGAGTACGACCACGACTTCGACTACGACCTGGAGACGACCGACGCGGACTACGTTCTCCTGAACGGCGACGAGGCCATCGGGATGGGCGCCATCGCCGCCGGCTGTCGCTTCTACGCGGGCTACCCGATCACCCCGGCGACGGACGTGATGGAGTATCTGACCGGGCGGATCGACCAGTACGGCGGCAAGGTCGTCCAGGCCGAGGACGAACTCGCCGCGATCAACCTCGCGCTCGGCGCCGCGCGGTCGGGTGCGCGGGCGATGACCGCCACCTCCGGTCCGGGGATCGACCTGATGACCGAAACCTTCGGGCTCGTGGCCCAGACGGAGACGCCGCTCGTTATCTGTGACGTGATGCGCTCGGGGCCCTCGACCGGGATGCCGACGAAACAGGAGCAGGGCGACCTCGACATGACGCTGTACGGCGGCCACGGCGAGATCCCCCGGTTCGTCGTCGCGCCCACCACGGTCGCGGAGTGTTTCTGGAAGACGGTCGAGGCGTTCAACCTCGCCGAGAAGTACCAGATCCCGGTCTTCCTCGTCTCGGACCTGGCGCTTGCGGTCACCGAACAGACGTTCCCGCCGGAGGCCTTCGACATGGACGAGGTCGAAGTCGAGCGCGGGAAGGTCGTCGACGAGGGGGAGGTCGACTCCTGGCTCGACGAGCAGGGTCGGTTCCAGCCCCACTTCCCGTCCGCCGACGGCGTCAGCCCCCGCGCGTTCCCCGGGACGACCGACGGTGCCCACATGACCACCGGCCTGGAACACGACGCGCTCGGTCGCCGGACCGAGGAGGAGGAGGTCCGCGTCGAGCAGGTCGACAAGCGCCAGCAGAAAGTCGAGACCGCCCGCGAGGAGGAGACGTGGGACTACCGGGAGTTCGGCGACCCCGACGCGGACACGCTCGTGCTCTCGTGGGGTTCGAACGAGGGCGCCATGCGCGAGGGGATGGAGTTTCTCGCCGAGGACGGGATCGACGTGCGCTTCATCTCGGTGCCCTACATCTTCCCGCGGCCGGACCTGACCGAGGAGGTGAAGGAGGCCGAGACGACCATCGTCGTCGAGTGTAACGCGACCGGCCAGTTCGCCGACGTGATCGAACACGACGTGCTCGAGCGTGTGCAGCGTGTGAACAAGTACACAGGCGTGCGATTCAAGGCCGACGAACTCGCAGAGGAGATCAGGCAGGCAGTCCGCGAACCCCAGGAGGCAACCAAATGA
- a CDS encoding GNAT family N-acetyltransferase: MYVRDARNRDEAWLLDHIEEMGLDEVGFRSRDYVIAVDEEANERAGFGRVRVDKTENGEVCELTSLGVLEEWRGQGVGAHVVERLVQTASDDGFEVVYAFIDEPDYLRQFGFERVDVAQLPEHLRERLTKKQDTVTPGAVPLRVEVDRFRMPQRLRRAFKGATPEEEDTEPQEGPEDFGIDPDEATYKYDTGD, encoded by the coding sequence ATGTACGTCCGGGACGCCCGCAACCGAGACGAGGCGTGGTTGCTCGACCACATCGAGGAGATGGGGCTCGACGAGGTCGGCTTCCGCTCCCGGGACTACGTCATCGCGGTCGACGAGGAGGCGAACGAACGGGCCGGGTTCGGCCGCGTCCGCGTGGACAAGACCGAGAACGGCGAGGTCTGCGAGCTGACCAGCCTCGGGGTACTGGAGGAGTGGCGCGGCCAGGGCGTGGGAGCCCACGTCGTCGAGCGGCTGGTCCAGACGGCGAGCGACGATGGGTTCGAGGTCGTCTACGCCTTCATCGACGAACCCGACTACCTCCGGCAGTTCGGCTTCGAGCGGGTCGACGTCGCCCAGCTCCCGGAGCACCTCCGCGAGCGTCTCACCAAAAAGCAGGACACCGTCACGCCGGGGGCGGTGCCGCTGCGGGTGGAGGTCGACCGGTTCCGGATGCCCCAGCGGCTGCGCCGGGCGTTCAAGGGGGCGACTCCCGAGGAGGAGGACACCGAGCCCCAGGAGGGCCCGGAGGACTTCGGGATCGACCCCGACGAGGCGACCTACAAGTACGACACCGGTGACTGA
- a CDS encoding zinc ribbon domain-containing protein: MSEGTGSTVECPVCGEQFDPTAAGGWCTNPDCGEWRHEGDEDGDPVVEDGADGDSADAGGDVEGAPDADGSDAPVGGSGPSEEESPLAGADAAPAGESGSLGQDEPDDGAAGGPLGDDPFDDDAPLGEEGSSDDGLLGDDDSPEADGPLLGDDEGLAGADPDAPDADADEAADTEDAADEDDESGDSADDEPVVEDEPGGDDEPAGDEEAVADEEPDLREEPDSDEAPTLEEEGSPEEPAEPTGADGEADSGVAGEEADSGVAGEEADSGVAGEEADSGVAGEAASDPAGTAEKAEGAEGSPGPEGEPAESGVAGTAEADTAEATEADAGEADTAETAEAAEADAEKDEDDTGETDSAEVLACPECDAEVTADASFCPECGADVSQLPREDEAEEEQQACPDCGAEVAADDNFCASCGADLTETGSEPEPLTECPECGAEVDEGAVYCASCGEHLEPHRSGGDDAAESGGESGAGDAEPAPEVLTLSARGREVRVADGDAVGRQVRRIIIDTDGDEDEAVRVHREHVRFVRENGQFYVVDLGDNPTAVNGQRMEKGDRRPIGPGDELGLSGVVTLRVGRP; this comes from the coding sequence ATGAGCGAAGGCACGGGTTCGACAGTCGAGTGTCCGGTTTGCGGAGAGCAGTTCGACCCAACCGCCGCTGGCGGCTGGTGCACCAATCCCGACTGTGGGGAGTGGCGACACGAGGGCGACGAGGATGGCGACCCGGTTGTCGAGGACGGGGCCGACGGAGACAGTGCCGACGCCGGCGGCGATGTCGAGGGCGCGCCCGACGCCGACGGGAGCGACGCTCCCGTGGGCGGATCCGGGCCGTCCGAGGAGGAGTCCCCTCTCGCCGGGGCGGACGCGGCTCCGGCAGGCGAGAGCGGGTCGCTGGGCCAGGACGAGCCGGACGACGGGGCTGCGGGTGGCCCCCTCGGCGACGACCCGTTCGACGACGACGCTCCACTCGGGGAGGAAGGCTCGTCCGACGACGGACTCCTCGGTGACGATGACTCACCGGAAGCCGACGGCCCGCTGCTCGGCGACGATGAGGGGCTGGCCGGCGCGGACCCGGACGCCCCCGACGCGGACGCAGACGAAGCGGCCGACACCGAAGACGCCGCCGACGAAGACGACGAAAGCGGTGACTCAGCCGACGACGAGCCAGTTGTGGAAGACGAACCGGGCGGGGACGACGAGCCCGCCGGGGACGAGGAAGCGGTCGCTGACGAGGAACCGGACCTAAGAGAGGAACCGGATTCGGACGAGGCGCCTACCCTGGAGGAGGAAGGGTCGCCGGAAGAGCCCGCTGAGCCGACGGGAGCGGACGGGGAGGCCGACAGCGGCGTCGCGGGCGAGGAGGCCGACAGCGGCGTCGCGGGCGAGGAGGCCGACAGCGGCGTCGCGGGCGAGGAGGCCGACAGCGGCGTCGCGGGCGAGGCCGCCTCAGACCCGGCCGGGACAGCGGAGAAGGCGGAGGGAGCAGAGGGGTCACCTGGGCCGGAAGGGGAGCCCGCGGAGTCAGGGGTAGCGGGGACTGCGGAGGCGGACACAGCGGAGGCAACGGAGGCCGACGCGGGAGAGGCCGACACGGCAGAGACGGCCGAGGCTGCGGAGGCCGACGCCGAAAAAGACGAGGACGATACCGGAGAAACCGACTCCGCGGAGGTGCTCGCCTGTCCGGAGTGTGACGCGGAGGTGACCGCCGACGCCAGCTTCTGCCCCGAGTGTGGCGCCGACGTCTCCCAGCTTCCGCGGGAGGACGAGGCCGAAGAGGAACAGCAGGCCTGTCCCGACTGCGGTGCGGAGGTCGCGGCCGACGACAACTTCTGTGCCTCCTGTGGCGCGGACCTGACCGAGACCGGGTCCGAACCCGAGCCGCTGACCGAGTGCCCCGAGTGTGGCGCCGAAGTCGACGAGGGGGCCGTCTACTGTGCCTCCTGTGGCGAGCACCTCGAGCCGCACCGGTCCGGTGGCGACGACGCGGCGGAGAGTGGCGGGGAGTCGGGAGCCGGGGACGCCGAGCCCGCACCCGAGGTGCTGACGCTCAGCGCCCGCGGGCGCGAAGTCCGCGTCGCGGACGGCGACGCCGTGGGCCGCCAGGTCCGGCGGATCATCATCGACACCGACGGCGACGAGGACGAGGCCGTCCGCGTCCACCGCGAGCACGTCCGCTTCGTCCGCGAGAACGGCCAGTTCTACGTCGTCGACCTCGGCGACAACCCGACGGCCGTGAACGGCCAGCGCATGGAGAAAGGCGACCGCCGGCCCATCGGCCCCGGCGACGAACTCGGCCTCTCCGGCGTGGTCACGCTCCGCGTCGGGCGCCCCTGA
- the mce gene encoding methylmalonyl-CoA epimerase — protein MDFDHAGVATEDADGLADLYTDLLDCDRVHDERFDGMEVVFLDVGGGYLELLEPLEDGPIASYLEDNGPGIHHVALETDDIEAALDRARAHDVALIDEEPRPGAWGHDVAFLHPGDTGGILVEFVQH, from the coding sequence ATGGACTTCGACCACGCCGGCGTCGCGACCGAGGACGCCGACGGTCTGGCCGACCTGTACACCGACCTGCTGGACTGCGACCGCGTCCACGACGAGCGCTTCGACGGGATGGAGGTCGTCTTCCTCGACGTGGGTGGGGGCTATCTCGAACTGCTGGAACCCCTCGAGGACGGCCCCATCGCCTCGTACCTCGAGGACAACGGCCCCGGGATCCACCACGTCGCCTTGGAGACCGACGACATCGAGGCGGCCCTCGACCGGGCCCGCGCACACGACGTCGCGCTCATCGACGAGGAGCCCAGACCCGGCGCGTGGGGCCACGACGTCGCCTTCCTCCACCCCGGGGACACCGGCGGGATCCTCGTCGAGTTCGTCCAGCACTGA